In one window of Oscillospiraceae bacterium DNA:
- a CDS encoding redox-sensing transcriptional repressor Rex — MSKLSNGGNVSQAVVRRLSRYYRHLHEMLQEDVHRISSQKLADRLGLTASQIRQDLNCFGGFGQQGYGYNVEILLREIGGILGVRRGLAAILIGVGNMGRALCNNFDFSWAGIRLIGIFDNNPNVAGSSVGGFTVQAIERLDAFVERRRPDIAVLTLPRETAPAMAERLARLSVRGFWNFTGADLHLALEGAVVENVNFADSLLTLSYRVGELL, encoded by the coding sequence ATGTCAAAACTGTCCAACGGGGGCAATGTGTCCCAAGCGGTGGTGCGGCGGCTGTCGCGCTATTACCGCCACTTGCACGAGATGCTTCAGGAGGATGTGCACCGCATCTCCTCGCAAAAACTGGCCGATCGGCTGGGACTCACCGCCTCGCAGATCCGGCAGGATCTCAACTGCTTTGGCGGATTTGGCCAGCAGGGGTACGGCTACAATGTGGAGATTTTGCTGCGGGAGATCGGCGGCATTCTGGGGGTGCGCCGGGGGCTCGCGGCCATTTTAATCGGCGTGGGCAACATGGGGCGCGCGCTGTGCAACAACTTTGACTTTTCCTGGGCGGGCATCCGCCTCATCGGGATCTTCGACAACAATCCGAATGTGGCGGGCTCCTCGGTGGGCGGGTTCACCGTGCAGGCAATCGAACGGCTAGACGCCTTTGTGGAGCGGCGGCGGCCGGACATCGCCGTGCTCACGCTGCCGCGCGAGACGGCCCCCGCGATGGCGGAGCGGTTGGCTCGCCTCTCGGTGCGGGGATTTTGGAACTTCACGGGCGCCGACCTGCACCTCGCCCTGGAGGGCGCCGTGGTAGAAAACGTCAACTTTGCCGACAGTCTCCTGACACTCTCTTACCGCGTGGGGGAACTTCTGTGA
- a CDS encoding isocitrate/isopropylmalate dehydrogenase family protein: MENNWGHAVARFEEVIRRQRRRIEAMAAAGDFVDYGALPELVIGVCGGDGIGPAITAAARRVLTYLLRSETAVGRVRFEDIEGLTIENRAACGKAIPDDVLAALKRCHVILKGPTTTPRAGDPWPNIESANVAMRKELDLFANVRPVKVPAAGIDWLFFRENTEGAYAVGSLGVDVDDDLAVDFTVTTTGGTERIVRLAFETARRTGRTRVTAVTKANVIKTTDGKFLRIAARIAQEYPEIRFDDWYIDIMTAKLVDVKRRQDFQIMVLPNLYGDILTDEAAEFQGGVGTAGSANIGKRYAMFEAIHGSAPRMVAEGRAQYADPSSMLRAAVMLLEHIGRADAAGLLARALDRCLYEEKTLTVTGRDTGATCEQFADYVMKTVDALSR, translated from the coding sequence GTGGAGAACAATTGGGGGCACGCCGTCGCGCGGTTTGAGGAAGTGATCCGGCGGCAGCGCCGGCGGATTGAGGCCATGGCCGCTGCAGGCGATTTTGTGGATTACGGCGCGCTGCCGGAACTGGTGATCGGCGTGTGCGGCGGCGACGGCATCGGGCCCGCTATCACGGCCGCGGCGCGGCGCGTACTCACCTACTTGCTGCGGAGCGAGACGGCTGTCGGGCGCGTGCGCTTTGAGGACATCGAAGGGCTGACCATCGAGAACCGCGCCGCCTGCGGGAAGGCTATCCCCGACGATGTGCTGGCCGCGCTGAAGCGGTGTCACGTCATCCTCAAAGGGCCGACGACGACCCCGCGCGCGGGCGACCCGTGGCCCAATATCGAGAGCGCCAACGTGGCCATGCGCAAGGAGCTGGATCTGTTCGCCAACGTACGCCCGGTCAAAGTGCCCGCCGCGGGGATCGATTGGCTGTTTTTCCGCGAGAACACCGAGGGCGCCTACGCGGTAGGCAGCCTGGGCGTCGACGTGGACGACGACCTCGCCGTCGATTTCACCGTGACGACGACGGGCGGCACCGAGCGCATCGTGCGCCTGGCCTTCGAGACGGCCCGCCGCACCGGCCGTACGCGTGTGACGGCGGTGACCAAGGCAAACGTCATCAAGACGACCGATGGGAAATTTTTGCGGATCGCTGCGCGCATCGCGCAGGAATATCCGGAGATCCGGTTTGACGACTGGTACATCGATATCATGACGGCCAAACTTGTCGATGTCAAGCGACGGCAAGATTTCCAAATAATGGTACTTCCAAATCTGTACGGGGACATTCTCACCGACGAGGCCGCCGAATTCCAGGGTGGTGTGGGCACCGCGGGCAGCGCCAACATCGGCAAGCGCTATGCGATGTTCGAAGCGATTCACGGATCGGCGCCCCGCATGGTGGCCGAGGGGCGCGCGCAGTACGCCGACCCCTCCTCTATGCTGCGGGCCGCGGTGATGTTGTTGGAGCACATCGGGCGGGCGGACGCCGCGGGGTTGCTGGCGCGCGCCCTCGATCGGTGCCTATATGAAGAAAAGACGCTCACGGTCACCGGGCGGGACACCGGCGCCACTTGTGAGCAGTTCGCCGACTATGTGATGAAGACCGTGGACGCGCTGTCCCGGTGA
- a CDS encoding putative DNA binding domain-containing protein produces MKFAESVTCELKSQFTDEIKRTAVAFANTGGGKIYVGIDNDSAIVGLDDPDFTARQVGDSIRNSVKPDITHFMQVDIAGYDGKNVVVVTIERGVYAPYYLAERGLKPSGVFVRVGSATVPATDEHIRRMIRDADGERYLTARSLIQELTFTRTAEEFSDKKFAFELPQQQSLGIIGENGIYTNLGLLLSEQCQHTVKVAVFEGTSKSIFKSRKEFGGSLIQQLYDVIEYVDYFNLVQAKIGMVRRVERRDYPIDAIREAVLNMLVHREYALSASSFVNVYDDRMEFLSVGGLAPGISLDAILSGVSHTRNEGLANIFYRLELVEAYGTGIVRIMGDYADCKRKPEINVTDTSFMLVLPNTRYEAVNAPPSEQERTVMALIKRDGYATAKSLGQDLGLGATQSYNILKRMTDTGKLTANRNGHRIEYRDRSTAE; encoded by the coding sequence ATGAAATTTGCAGAAAGTGTCACTTGTGAACTGAAATCACAGTTCACGGACGAGATTAAACGCACGGCTGTCGCTTTTGCCAACACAGGCGGCGGCAAAATATATGTCGGTATAGACAATGACAGTGCGATTGTAGGTTTGGACGACCCTGACTTTACGGCCCGACAGGTCGGTGACAGCATTCGCAACTCTGTCAAGCCTGATATCACGCACTTTATGCAAGTTGATATTGCCGGGTATGACGGCAAAAATGTCGTTGTGGTCACGATTGAACGCGGAGTTTATGCACCCTATTATCTCGCTGAACGCGGGTTGAAGCCCTCCGGCGTATTCGTGCGTGTGGGAAGTGCGACTGTCCCCGCCACCGATGAACATATTCGGCGGATGATCAGGGACGCGGACGGTGAACGTTACCTTACCGCTCGTTCTCTTATTCAGGAGCTTACCTTTACTCGGACAGCAGAGGAATTCTCTGATAAGAAATTTGCCTTTGAGCTGCCGCAACAACAAAGTCTTGGCATTATCGGCGAAAATGGCATATACACGAATCTCGGCTTGCTTCTTTCTGAACAATGTCAGCACACGGTGAAAGTTGCTGTATTCGAGGGGACAAGCAAATCCATATTCAAAAGCCGTAAAGAGTTTGGTGGTTCGCTGATACAGCAGTTGTACGACGTTATCGAATACGTTGACTATTTCAACCTTGTGCAGGCAAAAATCGGCATGGTAAGGCGCGTTGAGCGGCGGGATTATCCGATTGACGCCATCCGTGAGGCTGTGCTGAATATGCTTGTTCATCGCGAATATGCGCTGTCGGCGAGCTCATTTGTCAACGTGTATGATGACCGCATGGAGTTTTTGTCCGTTGGTGGCCTCGCGCCCGGCATCTCGCTTGACGCGATACTGTCCGGCGTGTCACATACGCGTAACGAAGGGCTTGCTAACATTTTCTATCGACTGGAATTGGTTGAAGCTTATGGTACAGGTATTGTCCGTATTATGGGTGACTATGCCGACTGTAAAAGGAAACCTGAAATTAACGTCACTGACACCAGCTTTATGCTCGTCTTGCCAAACACGCGATATGAAGCCGTAAACGCGCCGCCAAGTGAGCAAGAGCGAACCGTTATGGCGCTGATTAAGCGCGATGGATACGCAACGGCAAAGTCGTTGGGGCAAGACCTTGGGCTTGGAGCAACGCAGAGCTACAACATCTTAAAGCGGATGACAGACACAGGCAAGCTGACTGCCAACCGCAACGGGCACAGAATAGAGTATCGAGACAGGAGCACAGCAGAATAG
- a CDS encoding BlaI/MecI/CopY family transcriptional regulator produces the protein MNSQISDAELEVMKFLWACETATSPQIVTSLLNRTKWKPKTIHTLISRLVTKGAIFADKSNPKMFLYRAAVSQAQYRLTENQSFLSRVYDGSMKMMLTAFIKEQILTDEERADLRALIERDDKS, from the coding sequence ATGAACTCGCAAATTTCAGACGCCGAGCTTGAGGTGATGAAATTTCTTTGGGCATGCGAAACGGCGACCAGTCCGCAAATCGTTACATCTTTATTGAATAGAACAAAATGGAAACCGAAAACGATCCATACGCTGATATCACGACTGGTCACTAAGGGTGCGATCTTCGCAGACAAATCGAATCCAAAAATGTTTCTTTATCGAGCAGCTGTCAGTCAAGCGCAGTATCGTTTGACTGAAAATCAATCCTTTTTGAGCCGAGTATACGACGGCTCCATGAAAATGATGCTCACGGCATTTATTAAAGAGCAAATTCTTACTGACGAAGAACGAGCGGACCTAAGAGCTTTGATTGAAAGAGATGATAAATCGTGA
- a CDS encoding peptidoglycan DD-metalloendopeptidase family protein: MNAVFESVFISSLYGGIVGVILLFFKRLLSCKISAWWQLALWAVLMVKLLIPSGPSSELSLFNLLPRNVSEATDAHSPEDPIFSKDIVFDLISPDDKLARAAANEKAISASDIPSLSSQLPSKTSIAPFAILSYMWLSGVCILLVWFLFCSLFLWRKINMSSLSVNSRIMDIYQQCTDVMGLRHIPRVILQEAVKTPSLFALPSPIILLNGRINDMDDVSIGYILLHELSHYKRRDFIFNILLVIMQSMHWFNPIIWYCFARIREDIEQANDEAVLRYIPSAEHMRYAGALVSVLEKVSPLPLPLLSAARNKKNLERRINMIKLNGAHAQKKWIISALCIVLILALSTLLLTSAIAEAENNTVNLDGALVADTLADTGVLIDIGGDANEDDTAPQPEEHKDSTQEENEYLWPVMTDYQNVIDDGFGLAGENLRNFAIYDDKGVFQGYNAEVFPSGYPDRNDELFKDLQDDAYFQIFPNDGSRDGAARFQYFHNGVDIHAPIGAPIVAVDAGVVVEINENNSDYGFIRLDHGDGWCTEYSNICYAKGMTTGNTINKGEIIGYFLGYELETLKVDREFHFSTSRYGEYINPMTKLKICRLLGTTANGTNVTFSFEVEPTTGNVTEIYDVRVLDTGEEIKDPDLLFEIFEYNNLFASSYLEWVATQFVHPDSRKIPENYST; the protein is encoded by the coding sequence GTGAATGCAGTCTTCGAATCCGTTTTCATCTCGTCACTATATGGTGGGATTGTCGGTGTTATTCTCCTTTTCTTCAAACGCTTGCTTTCTTGTAAGATCAGCGCATGGTGGCAGCTTGCACTTTGGGCGGTTTTGATGGTTAAACTACTGATTCCCTCTGGCCCTTCAAGCGAGTTAAGCCTTTTTAATCTATTGCCAAGGAATGTCTCTGAAGCAACGGATGCACATTCACCCGAAGATCCGATTTTTTCAAAAGACATCGTTTTCGATCTTATATCGCCTGACGACAAACTGGCAAGAGCAGCTGCAAATGAAAAAGCGATCTCCGCATCTGACATTCCTTCCCTTTCATCGCAGTTACCATCCAAGACTTCAATTGCTCCATTTGCGATTCTTTCTTATATGTGGTTAAGCGGTGTCTGTATATTGTTGGTTTGGTTCCTGTTTTGTTCTTTGTTTCTTTGGCGAAAAATCAACATGTCAAGTCTATCCGTAAATAGCCGCATCATGGATATATATCAACAGTGCACTGATGTTATGGGGCTCCGACACATACCTCGTGTCATTTTACAAGAGGCCGTCAAAACACCTTCGTTATTTGCTTTACCGAGTCCTATAATCCTTCTGAATGGGCGCATAAACGATATGGATGACGTGTCGATAGGCTACATCTTATTGCATGAGCTTTCTCATTATAAGCGCCGTGACTTTATATTCAATATATTGCTTGTCATTATGCAGTCTATGCATTGGTTCAACCCGATTATTTGGTACTGTTTTGCAAGAATCCGAGAAGATATAGAACAGGCAAATGATGAAGCAGTTCTGCGATATATCCCATCTGCGGAGCATATGCGTTACGCTGGAGCGTTAGTGTCTGTTCTTGAAAAAGTATCACCTCTGCCATTACCCCTTTTAAGTGCGGCAAGAAACAAGAAAAATCTTGAGAGGAGAATCAACATGATCAAGTTGAATGGAGCTCATGCCCAAAAAAAATGGATTATCTCTGCCTTATGTATTGTTTTGATTCTTGCATTGAGTACGTTATTGCTGACCAGCGCTATAGCTGAGGCGGAAAATAATACGGTCAATTTAGATGGAGCGCTAGTTGCTGATACATTGGCAGATACAGGTGTTCTTATTGATATTGGCGGCGATGCAAATGAAGATGATACTGCTCCTCAACCAGAAGAACACAAGGACTCTACACAAGAGGAAAACGAATATCTATGGCCTGTAATGACGGACTATCAGAATGTTATTGATGATGGATTTGGTCTAGCAGGAGAAAACCTCAGAAATTTTGCAATATACGATGATAAAGGGGTGTTTCAGGGTTATAATGCAGAGGTGTTTCCAAGTGGTTATCCTGACCGCAACGATGAGCTTTTTAAAGATCTGCAAGATGATGCGTATTTTCAAATATTCCCCAACGATGGCAGCCGTGATGGCGCCGCTCGTTTCCAATATTTCCACAACGGGGTAGATATCCACGCACCAATAGGAGCGCCAATCGTAGCTGTGGACGCGGGTGTTGTTGTTGAAATAAACGAAAACAATAGCGATTATGGTTTTATACGATTGGATCACGGAGATGGATGGTGTACTGAATATTCAAATATTTGTTATGCAAAAGGAATGACAACTGGCAATACCATAAACAAAGGTGAAATCATCGGATATTTTCTCGGTTATGAACTTGAAACTCTAAAGGTAGACAGAGAATTTCACTTCAGCACAAGTCGATATGGCGAGTATATAAATCCAATGACTAAATTAAAAATATGCCGATTGCTAGGGACAACTGCTAACGGAACAAATGTAACATTTTCATTTGAAGTTGAGCCCACAACCGGAAATGTCACGGAAATATATGATGTTAGGGTACTGGATACGGGTGAAGAGATAAAAGATCCAGATTTGCTCTTTGAAATTTTTGAATATAATAATCTCTTTGCTTCCTCTTACTTGGAATGGGTAGCTACACAATTTGTCCACCCAGATTCTCGGAAAATTCCAGAAAATTACTCCACGTAG